In a single window of the Leptospira wolffii serovar Khorat str. Khorat-H2 genome:
- a CDS encoding NAD(P)/FAD-dependent oxidoreductase, translating to MIRELQIRVAPEIAGEDGPLKSFVAKSLKTSTENIRHVEILHRSIDARQRNVFFQLSVRAYIGEEFQFRPIPLPEYPDVSKGEEVIIVGAGPAGLFAALRLIELGMKPVVLERGKDVKNRPKDLQSINAHHVVNEDSNYCFGEGGAGTYSDGKLYTRSKKRGSVRTVLELLVGFGANPDILIEAHPHIGTNKLPNIVGKIRETIRERGGEVRFDTRVQDFILEGNSIRGVITKNGEKIESKKVILATGHSARDIFELLHRRGIEIDLKPLAVGVRVEHKQSLIDSIQYHCADRGPYLPPSPYSIVRQVDGRGVYSFCMCPGGVIAACATKPGEVVTNGWSSSRRARPTANSGIVVELRAEDFQPFAKSGPLAAMQFQKSIETTAWVAGGKTQTAPAQRLVDFTEGKISSDLPKTSYPPGIASVNLRDVLPGFVYDALAQGFKEFDKSMKGYFTNEAVVHAPETRTSSPVSIPRNPETLEHIRIGGLYPCGEGAGYAGGIVSAAMDGMNCANACAGVRNER from the coding sequence TAAAGACTTCGACAGAAAATATTCGTCATGTGGAGATATTGCATAGGTCCATCGACGCCAGACAAAGAAACGTATTCTTTCAACTGAGCGTTCGCGCATATATCGGAGAGGAATTTCAGTTTCGCCCGATACCTCTTCCCGAATATCCGGATGTAAGCAAGGGAGAAGAAGTGATCATCGTAGGAGCGGGCCCCGCGGGTCTTTTTGCCGCTCTTAGACTGATAGAATTGGGCATGAAGCCCGTAGTCTTGGAAAGAGGCAAGGACGTCAAGAATCGTCCTAAGGATCTTCAATCCATCAACGCCCATCATGTCGTAAACGAAGATTCCAATTATTGCTTCGGAGAAGGCGGAGCAGGCACTTATTCGGACGGAAAATTATACACTCGATCCAAGAAGCGAGGAAGCGTAAGGACCGTGTTGGAACTCCTAGTCGGTTTTGGAGCGAATCCGGATATTCTCATCGAAGCGCATCCTCATATAGGTACTAATAAGTTACCGAATATAGTCGGAAAAATACGGGAAACGATTCGGGAGAGAGGAGGGGAAGTACGCTTCGATACTAGGGTCCAAGACTTCATCCTGGAGGGAAATTCTATCCGTGGCGTAATCACCAAAAACGGAGAGAAAATCGAATCCAAGAAAGTGATTCTTGCGACGGGACATTCCGCGAGGGATATTTTCGAACTGCTGCATCGAAGAGGGATCGAAATCGATTTAAAACCTTTGGCGGTGGGGGTAAGAGTCGAGCATAAGCAATCCTTAATAGACTCCATTCAGTATCATTGTGCGGATAGGGGGCCTTATTTGCCCCCTTCTCCTTATAGCATAGTGAGACAGGTGGACGGTAGAGGAGTGTATTCCTTCTGCATGTGTCCCGGAGGGGTGATAGCGGCCTGTGCCACTAAGCCAGGAGAGGTGGTGACGAACGGTTGGTCTTCTTCTCGCCGCGCTCGGCCCACCGCAAACTCAGGAATCGTAGTGGAATTACGAGCGGAAGATTTTCAACCTTTTGCAAAGTCCGGACCTCTTGCGGCGATGCAATTTCAGAAGTCGATCGAAACGACTGCTTGGGTTGCGGGAGGCAAGACCCAGACCGCTCCCGCACAACGTTTGGTCGATTTTACGGAAGGAAAGATTTCCTCGGATTTGCCCAAAACATCTTATCCTCCAGGGATCGCGTCCGTAAATCTCCGCGATGTACTTCCGGGTTTTGTATACGACGCTCTTGCGCAGGGGTTTAAGGAGTTCGATAAGAGTATGAAAGGCTATTTTACGAACGAAGCTGTGGTTCACGCACCGGAGACCAGAACCTCTTCTCCGGTTAGTATTCCTAGAAATCCCGAGACTCTCGAACATATAAGGATAGGAGGTTTATATCCCTGCGGAGAAGGAGCCGGATACGCCGGAGGGATCGTATCTGCCGCTATGGACGGGATGAATTGCGCGAACGCCTGTGCGGGAGTTCGGAATGAAAGATAA